The Meiothermus sp. region GACTTACCGGAGCATTGAGTCGAAGATTTTGCCCGGGTTGAGCAGGCCTTCGGGATCGAAGAGCCGCTTGATCTGCCGCATCCAGTCCAGGGCAGGCCCGTGTTCTTTGGGTAGGTACTTTTTCTTGCGCAGCCCCACCCCGTGCTCGCCGGTGCAGGTGCCGCCTAGGGCCAGGGTATGCTCTACCAACCGCTCGGAAAACACCTCGGCCCGGTAATCACCCGGCTCACAGACCACCAGGGTATGGAAATTGCCGTCGCCCACATGGCCCAGGATATTGCCGGCCAGGCCCAACTCGCGCAGCAAGCGGCCGGCAAACTCCACCAACTCGGGCATCTTGGAAATGGGTACGGCGGTATCGGTGGAAAGGTATTCCTTTCCTGGATACAGGTTGACCAAAGCCCAGTAAGCCTGGTGCCGGGCCTCCCACTGGGCGGTGCGTTCCTCTTGGGTGTGGGCGGCATCTACGCTCAGGGCGCCAGCCTGGTGCATCAGCTCGAGGGCCAAACTCGACTCGGCCTCGAGGGCTGCCCGAGTCGAGGAGTGAAACTCCACGAAGAGCGCAGGTTTTTCCGGGTAGCTGCGGCCCAGGTAGCGGTTGATGGCCCGGATACCCACCTCGTCTACGAGCTCGAGCCTCGCAACCGGTAGTCCGCTGGCCATAACGACGTAGGCGGCCTGGGCGGTGTCGGAAAGGTGGTCGAAAAAGACCCGCAGGGTGTGGATGTGCTCGGGGATGGGATGGAGCTTCAGGGTCAGGCGGGTGATGATGCCTAAGGTGCCCTCGGAACCGATAAACAGGTCTTTGAGGTCGTAGCCTGCGCTGGTCTTGCGAACCCCCCGGCCTAGTTCCAGTACCTCGCCGTTGGCCAACACCACCTGTAAGGCCAGGACATTCTGCCGCATCCCCCCATAGCGCACAGTGGTGGTGCCCGAGGCGTTGGTGGCCGCCATGCCGCCCAGGCTGGCATCCGCGCCGGGGTCTACCGGAAAGAACAGGCCGGTGCCTTTAAGCGCCTCGTTGAGGGCTTTGCGGGTCAGGCCCGGCTCCACAACCACCATAAAATCTTGAGGATGAAGCTGTACCACCCGGTTCATCCTGGAAACATCCAGCGAGAGGGCTTGTCCCTGGGGAATCACCTGCCCTTCAAGGCTGCTGCCGGCTCCAAAAGGAACTACCGGAACGCGGTGTTCCCGCGCCCAGGCCAGGGTGCTTTGAATATCCGAGAGGCTCTCGGCAAAGACCACCGCCAAGGGCGGGTGGCGAAGGGGATAGCTTTCGTCCTTGCCATGGGCCTCGAGGTCACTCGGGGCGGTGCTGACCTTCTGGGGC contains the following coding sequences:
- a CDS encoding FAD-binding oxidoreductase, whose protein sequence is MLESLKNLLPQKVSTAPSDLEAHGKDESYPLRHPPLAVVFAESLSDIQSTLAWAREHRVPVVPFGAGSSLEGQVIPQGQALSLDVSRMNRVVQLHPQDFMVVVEPGLTRKALNEALKGTGLFFPVDPGADASLGGMAATNASGTTTVRYGGMRQNVLALQVVLANGEVLELGRGVRKTSAGYDLKDLFIGSEGTLGIITRLTLKLHPIPEHIHTLRVFFDHLSDTAQAAYVVMASGLPVARLELVDEVGIRAINRYLGRSYPEKPALFVEFHSSTRAALEAESSLALELMHQAGALSVDAAHTQEERTAQWEARHQAYWALVNLYPGKEYLSTDTAVPISKMPELVEFAGRLLRELGLAGNILGHVGDGNFHTLVVCEPGDYRAEVFSERLVEHTLALGGTCTGEHGVGLRKKKYLPKEHGPALDWMRQIKRLFDPEGLLNPGKIFDSMLR